The following are encoded together in the Acidobacteriota bacterium genome:
- a CDS encoding carboxypeptidase regulatory-like domain-containing protein: MPELNQGSPTRVSRLLLLLGLAGLAASGLWAQPNIDVPLGVTGTLVDERGVAAAGVEVVLRPYPSDYEIDLDLLGYDALPPAVDRGQSGLDGSFSLRAPVPGPYRLEIRTAPPVASPDAVVPLVYGDLVPLEAPRVLEPNELPNRRLVAARVLDADGRPIKGALVVAIPTRSRSARQERSASGEERKRLHTRFQRASARTDAQGVARFLMPTADANVVVSAKGFGVETGATESGRATFVLTPDPGIRFRVRGPDGAPAPGVLLRTTGNARAPLALTDEQGDVTAGKVAGTGIAFELLGWDNAFARVSQPDAAASAPAAFERIVDSRLEPPLRIPGRVIDRVSGSPVENAAIWVVGAPGENALSAPTGEFLLESRPRRESRRLWVQAEGYVATGVSALVPEDGVTNETAVALRPAAPLYGFVTDPAGQPVAGADISARPRTTDSITGMIAIWPPDATSADNGSFRMSGIVYGNPYRLTIRAAGFPSSAIELPPYEPGAAASPVRIRLANGRQARGRVVDTDGNPVTGAEVKLTWPEEKQSRFASLLREDATEAVATNEQGAFRIAAVNTGEYNVNVSHSEHVSPGALPVEVPEGRGEIDLGEFTLVPGAEILGVVVGPEREPVEGASIRFRSYSWARDQERTATTDADGNFRLAGLPHEQVDLTVEAEGYALSTLQGARPATGEPILIQLARGASLSGRVLTAAGTAAVGARVNLEPDDSTRMRVRDWYLRDTRTRTDGDGRFSFGHVIPGLWFVEASAGSEAARSDRLEFVSGSERTVELRLHAQDRLTVIVTASSGQPVTEARIRLEPKDAGQSSEYGTTDGSGRARLDVTAGPATLTVQHPEHPDDTREIVVGPGNTEMAVQLQAGGEINGFVRFANGAPASATVEAHPEEAANTAIYLRKYVHPPTTTVSGSDGSFHLTGLEAGRYFLVARAAGHAESGPAEPIDVDGGGAAGVEIVLESGASLRGAVTGLPPADLAQVTITATRLAQWQSATPDTEGNFTMENLAPGTWQVFARRGDSFTARSVERAVTIEAAGAEEFVELPFERGLRLTGQVLAAGEPLVGVHLRAQHLGRERAAHAEVDQEGRFELEGLEAGSYRLAVSSPSGGTEYRSIELQTDLDGLRIDLQPEAILSGIVLDATTDLPLRDVYLTAGDAAGMAAVARAGDDQAVYRSARIAGHDFSADAGRFEIHLGPGAERLWVTSDGYQGALIPLNIAPGQRQEGLVIRLHPEQRVEP; this comes from the coding sequence ATGCCTGAGCTGAACCAGGGGTCGCCGACCAGAGTGAGCCGGCTGCTCCTGCTCCTCGGACTGGCCGGCCTCGCAGCCTCCGGACTCTGGGCCCAGCCCAACATCGACGTGCCGCTCGGGGTCACGGGCACGCTCGTCGACGAACGCGGAGTCGCCGCGGCCGGCGTCGAGGTCGTGCTCCGCCCCTACCCGAGCGACTACGAGATCGACCTCGACCTGCTCGGCTACGATGCCCTGCCACCGGCCGTGGACCGCGGCCAATCGGGCCTGGACGGCAGCTTCTCGCTCAGAGCGCCGGTCCCCGGCCCCTACCGCCTGGAGATCCGGACCGCGCCGCCAGTCGCCTCGCCGGATGCCGTCGTGCCCCTCGTGTACGGAGACCTCGTACCCCTGGAGGCACCGCGGGTTCTTGAACCCAATGAGCTGCCCAATCGACGTCTCGTGGCCGCCCGGGTCCTAGACGCCGACGGCCGACCGATCAAAGGAGCGTTGGTGGTCGCGATTCCCACCCGGTCCAGGTCCGCCCGTCAGGAACGGTCGGCCTCCGGCGAGGAGCGGAAACGCCTCCACACCCGCTTCCAACGCGCCTCCGCAAGAACGGATGCCCAGGGTGTCGCCCGCTTCCTCATGCCGACCGCGGATGCCAACGTCGTCGTTTCGGCGAAGGGCTTTGGTGTCGAGACGGGCGCCACGGAGTCCGGGCGTGCGACGTTCGTCCTAACACCCGACCCGGGCATCAGGTTCCGGGTCCGTGGACCGGACGGCGCACCGGCGCCCGGAGTCCTCCTGCGGACAACAGGCAACGCCAGGGCGCCCCTGGCACTAACCGACGAACAAGGCGACGTCACCGCCGGCAAGGTCGCCGGCACCGGGATCGCCTTCGAGTTGCTGGGCTGGGACAATGCCTTCGCCCGGGTTTCCCAGCCCGATGCCGCGGCCTCCGCCCCTGCTGCCTTTGAACGCATCGTCGATTCTCGGCTGGAACCGCCGCTCCGGATTCCGGGTCGCGTCATCGATCGCGTTTCCGGCTCTCCAGTCGAGAACGCAGCGATCTGGGTCGTGGGCGCCCCCGGCGAGAACGCGTTGAGCGCTCCCACTGGCGAGTTCCTGCTGGAATCCAGGCCCCGAAGAGAATCGAGGCGCCTGTGGGTCCAGGCCGAAGGCTACGTCGCAACGGGTGTGAGTGCACTAGTCCCTGAGGACGGCGTAACCAACGAGACGGCGGTCGCATTGAGACCGGCGGCTCCGCTCTATGGCTTTGTCACGGACCCCGCCGGCCAGCCGGTTGCCGGTGCAGACATCTCGGCCCGGCCTCGAACCACGGATTCGATCACCGGCATGATCGCCATCTGGCCGCCGGACGCGACCTCGGCGGACAACGGTTCATTCCGAATGTCCGGCATCGTTTACGGCAACCCGTACCGGCTCACGATCCGGGCCGCGGGATTCCCCAGTTCCGCCATCGAGCTGCCACCCTACGAGCCCGGCGCGGCCGCCAGTCCGGTCCGGATCCGGCTGGCCAATGGTCGTCAGGCCCGCGGCCGTGTCGTCGACACCGACGGCAACCCGGTGACCGGTGCGGAAGTCAAGCTGACGTGGCCGGAAGAGAAGCAGTCAAGGTTCGCGAGCCTCCTTAGGGAGGACGCCACCGAAGCGGTCGCAACCAACGAACAGGGGGCGTTCCGGATCGCCGCCGTGAACACTGGCGAGTACAACGTGAACGTGTCCCACAGCGAGCACGTCAGCCCCGGCGCTCTCCCGGTCGAAGTTCCCGAAGGGCGGGGAGAGATCGACCTCGGGGAGTTCACGCTGGTTCCAGGCGCCGAGATCCTCGGTGTTGTCGTCGGCCCCGAGCGGGAACCAGTCGAGGGAGCGAGCATACGGTTCCGCAGCTACAGTTGGGCCCGCGACCAGGAACGGACGGCCACAACGGACGCGGACGGCAACTTCCGGCTTGCCGGACTTCCGCACGAGCAGGTCGATCTCACGGTCGAAGCGGAGGGCTACGCCTTGTCCACGCTTCAAGGGGCACGACCGGCCACCGGGGAGCCGATCCTGATCCAACTCGCGCGAGGCGCCTCTCTCTCGGGCCGCGTACTGACGGCTGCGGGGACCGCTGCTGTCGGCGCCCGAGTCAACCTGGAGCCTGACGACTCGACCCGAATGCGGGTGCGCGACTGGTACTTGAGAGATACGAGGACACGGACCGATGGCGACGGCCGCTTCAGCTTCGGGCACGTGATTCCAGGACTCTGGTTCGTCGAAGCGAGCGCCGGCAGCGAGGCCGCCCGCTCCGATCGTCTCGAGTTCGTTTCCGGATCCGAGCGGACGGTCGAACTGCGGCTTCACGCCCAGGACCGTCTGACGGTCATCGTGACGGCTTCCTCCGGGCAACCCGTCACCGAAGCGCGGATTCGACTGGAGCCGAAGGACGCAGGCCAATCGAGCGAGTACGGCACGACGGACGGCAGCGGACGCGCCCGACTCGACGTCACCGCAGGCCCGGCCACACTGACTGTCCAGCATCCAGAACACCCGGACGACACACGGGAGATCGTCGTCGGCCCCGGAAACACCGAGATGGCAGTCCAACTCCAGGCCGGCGGCGAGATCAACGGCTTCGTCCGGTTCGCCAACGGCGCTCCGGCCTCGGCGACCGTCGAGGCCCATCCCGAGGAGGCCGCGAACACGGCAATCTACCTGCGAAAGTACGTGCATCCGCCGACCACGACGGTGTCCGGCAGCGACGGCTCCTTTCACCTCACTGGTCTGGAGGCCGGACGCTACTTCCTCGTCGCCCGTGCAGCCGGGCACGCGGAAAGCGGCCCCGCAGAACCGATCGACGTCGATGGCGGAGGCGCAGCCGGCGTCGAGATCGTGCTCGAATCCGGCGCCTCCCTCAGGGGCGCCGTCACCGGCCTGCCGCCCGCCGATCTGGCGCAGGTGACGATCACCGCGACGCGGCTTGCGCAGTGGCAAAGCGCCACGCCGGACACCGAAGGCAACTTCACCATGGAGAACCTGGCGCCCGGCACCTGGCAGGTCTTCGCCAGACGCGGCGATTCCTTCACGGCTCGTTCCGTCGAACGCGCCGTGACGATCGAAGCGGCCGGCGCGGAGGAGTTCGTCGAGCTTCCGTTCGAACGCGGTCTCCGGCTGACCGGGCAGGTGCTGGCCGCCGGCGAACCTCTGGTCGGCGTGCACCTGCGCGCCCAACACCTTGGGCGCGAGAGAGCAGCGCACGCGGAGGTCGATCAGGAGGGCCGCTTCGAGCTGGAGGGGCTGGAAGCCGGCTCCTATCGCCTGGCAGTTTCTTCCCCCTCCGGCGGCACGGAGTACCGGTCGATCGAGCTGCAGACAGACCTCGACGGCCTCCGGATCGATCTTCAGCCCGAGGCCATCCTGTCCGGAATCGTCCTCGACGCGACGACCGACTTGCCGCTCCGGGACGTCTATCTGACGGCTGGCGATGCCGCAGGTATGGCGGCCGTCGCGAGAGCCGGCGACGACCAGGCCGTCTATCGGTCAGCCCGGATCGCCGGCCACGACTTCAGCGCAGATGCCGGGAGATTCGAGATCCACCTCGGCCCCGGAGCCGAGCGGCTATGGGTCACCAGCGACGGCTACCAAGGCGCGCTGATCCCCCTGAACATCGCCCCGGGGCAGCGCCAGGAGGGGCTGGTGATTCGACTGCACCCTGAGCAGCGAGTCGAACCGTAG
- a CDS encoding carboxypeptidase regulatory-like domain-containing protein, with translation MRAASRHRIRQPRRGGFLLAATLTTALVWMSPPGLLDRPEAALLARQPSNAPIVAGRLIGPDLEPAAGLEVQLIPVPGSHARRLRELGVSNAVPIVDRTRSDSEGRFQLVASRAGPHQIEILPTAPRTEPPTVVTPVYVRRVLRARPNAITPVQLPKMHHLVIGVVDEEGQPVEGALVLVQASEWSEPASWLHRGKTSPTFGRASARTNEGGIARFSLPTAKSSVAVSAPGFNLSLDDLSRDRGAFRLTRGEGVTFRALDLDGAPVARAVIRVGEYQAIPLALTDDRGEATVGLAGRKGISYQIEAEDGAFARTARVKREPPLSGEPQIVEVRLWPAFELRGQVVDAETDEPVDLATIWIDDRLEGTDRGQDRLAWARPGGEFTLKTRADYVPQAIRIAAAGYVTKRVWLGPEHYAAADRRKPIRVEMRKERKRQE, from the coding sequence ATGAGAGCAGCAAGCAGGCACCGCATTCGCCAACCACGTCGCGGCGGGTTCCTCCTCGCGGCCACGTTGACCACGGCGCTGGTCTGGATGTCGCCGCCGGGGCTTCTGGATCGGCCTGAGGCCGCCCTGCTTGCACGACAGCCGTCCAACGCACCCATCGTAGCCGGGCGCCTCATCGGCCCGGACCTCGAACCGGCAGCCGGTCTTGAAGTGCAACTGATCCCGGTCCCGGGCAGCCACGCTCGCCGGCTGCGGGAACTCGGCGTCTCCAACGCCGTGCCGATCGTCGACCGTACGCGTTCGGATTCCGAGGGGCGTTTCCAACTCGTGGCATCCCGGGCGGGCCCTCACCAGATCGAAATTCTGCCCACCGCTCCACGGACCGAACCGCCGACCGTTGTCACTCCGGTCTACGTCAGACGGGTTCTGCGCGCCAGGCCGAACGCCATCACGCCCGTCCAGCTTCCCAAGATGCATCACCTGGTCATCGGCGTCGTGGACGAGGAAGGCCAGCCGGTCGAAGGAGCGCTGGTCCTTGTCCAGGCCTCGGAGTGGTCCGAGCCCGCGTCCTGGCTGCATAGGGGCAAGACGTCACCAACCTTCGGTCGAGCGAGCGCACGCACCAACGAAGGTGGAATCGCGAGATTCTCCCTTCCTACCGCCAAGTCCAGCGTCGCCGTCTCGGCGCCCGGGTTCAACCTCAGCCTCGACGACCTGTCCCGGGACCGGGGGGCGTTCAGGCTCACGCGCGGGGAAGGCGTCACGTTCCGGGCTCTGGACCTCGACGGAGCGCCTGTCGCCCGAGCCGTGATCCGAGTCGGCGAGTACCAGGCCATTCCCCTGGCGCTCACCGACGACCGTGGCGAAGCAACCGTCGGTCTCGCCGGGAGAAAGGGAATCTCTTACCAGATCGAAGCCGAGGACGGCGCCTTCGCCCGCACCGCGCGCGTGAAGCGCGAGCCACCACTGTCCGGCGAACCGCAGATCGTGGAAGTCCGCCTCTGGCCCGCTTTCGAGCTTCGAGGCCAGGTGGTGGACGCCGAAACCGACGAGCCGGTCGACCTGGCAACGATCTGGATCGATGACAGGCTCGAAGGAACTGACCGCGGACAAGACAGACTGGCCTGGGCCCGTCCTGGTGGAGAGTTCACACTGAAAACCCGCGCCGACTACGTGCCGCAGGCGATCCGGATTGCCGCCGCGGGCTACGTCACGAAGCGGGTCTGGCTGGGACCGGAGCACTACGCGGCAGCCGATCGTCGCAAGCCGATCCGGGTCGAGATGCGGAAAGAGCGAAAAAGACAGGAGTGA
- a CDS encoding class I SAM-dependent methyltransferase yields MRAGAARESQAEPSSFRDPAGQVIEGRDGRIFRSVAPVAVEEYRYVRACGLVDALVVEGGLVAAEEVDPVEAGVLPPPGGLVLEHPRLPFISYPYEWPFSLLKEAALHHLETQIRLLDRGISLSDASAYNVQFKGAKPVFIDWLSLRRYREGEYWEGHSQFCEQFLNPLLLASELGVPHNAWYRGMQEGVPGRELAALLPRRKRLSPRMQAHVLLPLRFERRADSRSDAAKRTERRPLPRNAYRGLLTQLRRWIKSLEPKGTDTTWSDYSLLTSYDTGEASRKAESVRSFIAKAPPEQLWDLGCNTGEFAAIALEEGVRSVIGFDSDFGALESACARARSDRLRFLPLYQDLANPSPDQGWSQTERRSLARRSRSADALVALAVLHHLAIGRNVPLPRIAAWLVSLAPRGLVEFVPQGDPRVDDLLTLRGDRFADYTPEAWEAALEPYAAIRHVETVSASGRRLYTYERR; encoded by the coding sequence GTGCGAGCCGGGGCCGCGCGCGAGTCCCAGGCCGAGCCTTCGTCCTTCCGCGATCCGGCGGGGCAGGTGATCGAGGGCCGAGACGGCCGCATCTTCCGCAGCGTCGCCCCGGTAGCGGTCGAGGAGTACCGCTATGTGCGGGCGTGCGGTCTCGTCGATGCACTGGTCGTAGAGGGCGGGCTGGTGGCGGCGGAGGAAGTGGATCCGGTCGAGGCCGGCGTCCTGCCACCGCCCGGGGGGTTGGTCCTGGAGCATCCCCGGCTGCCCTTCATCTCCTATCCGTACGAGTGGCCCTTCTCGCTGCTGAAGGAGGCGGCACTCCACCACCTGGAAACACAGATCCGGCTTCTCGACAGGGGCATCTCGCTCTCCGACGCGAGCGCCTACAACGTGCAGTTCAAGGGCGCCAAGCCGGTGTTCATCGACTGGCTGTCGCTGCGGCGCTACCGCGAGGGCGAGTACTGGGAGGGCCATTCGCAGTTCTGCGAACAGTTCCTGAATCCCCTGTTGCTGGCCTCGGAGCTCGGTGTGCCTCACAACGCCTGGTATCGCGGAATGCAGGAGGGGGTCCCGGGCCGCGAACTGGCGGCTTTGCTGCCGCGTCGGAAGCGCTTGTCACCAAGAATGCAGGCCCATGTCCTGCTGCCGCTTCGCTTCGAACGGCGAGCCGACTCGCGCAGTGATGCGGCGAAACGGACGGAGAGACGCCCGCTGCCTCGCAACGCATACCGGGGTCTCCTGACCCAGCTTCGGCGCTGGATCAAGAGTCTCGAACCCAAGGGCACGGACACGACCTGGAGCGATTACTCCCTGCTGACGAGCTACGACACGGGCGAAGCCTCGCGCAAGGCTGAATCGGTTCGCTCTTTCATTGCCAAGGCGCCGCCGGAGCAGCTTTGGGATCTCGGCTGCAACACGGGCGAGTTCGCCGCGATCGCCCTGGAGGAGGGCGTTCGCAGCGTGATCGGCTTCGATTCCGACTTCGGCGCGTTGGAGAGCGCCTGTGCCCGGGCGCGTTCGGATCGCCTGCGATTCCTGCCCCTCTACCAGGACCTCGCCAACCCGTCGCCTGACCAGGGCTGGTCCCAGACAGAGAGGCGCTCGCTGGCGCGCCGTTCCCGGAGCGCTGACGCCCTGGTGGCGTTGGCCGTGCTACACCACCTGGCCATCGGCCGCAACGTGCCGTTGCCTCGAATTGCCGCGTGGCTCGTTTCCCTCGCTCCGCGCGGACTGGTCGAGTTCGTTCCCCAGGGCGACCCGAGGGTAGACGATTTGCTCACGTTGCGCGGCGATCGCTTCGCCGACTACACGCCGGAGGCATGGGAAGCGGCGCTCGAGCCGTACGCCGCGATTCGTCACGTGGAGACGGTCTCGGCCAGCGGCCGGCGACTGTACACCTACGAGCGGAGGTGA